Proteins encoded by one window of Thermococcus sp. JdF3:
- a CDS encoding DUF998 domain-containing protein: MTLQRLWSYVAISLPIIFIVGLLIVVSQNPWFSFKGNALSDMGSIRNPVNYYFNGFLMVFAVIGFIASIGALRRGLSYLMPLAMVLLFLVGVFPEEYAPHAPAAVFFYVLALADIAIVGIKLGRNGLSAGYAWSVLAVLTFVLMLYLVKAGVFKGLAIPELVGAATILAWFVYIGLLQLKGFKL; this comes from the coding sequence ATGACTCTCCAGCGTTTATGGTCGTACGTGGCCATCTCCCTCCCCATTATCTTTATCGTGGGACTGCTCATCGTTGTGAGCCAGAACCCATGGTTCTCCTTCAAGGGAAACGCCCTGAGCGACATGGGCTCAATACGGAATCCGGTGAACTACTACTTCAACGGCTTTCTGATGGTCTTCGCGGTCATCGGTTTCATTGCCTCCATCGGGGCCCTCAGGCGTGGTCTCTCCTACCTGATGCCCCTCGCGATGGTTCTCCTGTTCCTCGTTGGAGTTTTTCCTGAGGAGTACGCGCCGCACGCCCCGGCGGCGGTCTTCTTCTACGTTCTGGCCCTGGCGGATATAGCGATAGTTGGCATAAAGCTCGGGAGAAACGGACTTTCGGCCGGCTACGCCTGGAGCGTTCTGGCGGTTCTCACCTTCGTCCTGATGCTATACCTCGTGAAGGCTGGGGTCTTTAAGGGGCTCGCGATTCCAGAGCTGGTTGGCGCCGCCACGATACTGGCCTGGTTCGTCTACATCGGCCTGCTCCAGCTCAAGGGTTTCAAACTCTGA
- a CDS encoding PIN domain-containing protein, with the protein MAKFFADTYALVEILRGNPNYSTYAEEELYTTEFNLLELSYALTRDFGEKKAKATVELVRSILIVLTPDIQHYVTASTLRLQTRKEGKKLSLIDCLGYVLAKGMEMRFLTGDKEFVNMENVEFVK; encoded by the coding sequence ATGGCTAAGTTCTTCGCCGATACCTACGCCCTCGTTGAAATCCTCAGAGGAAACCCCAACTACTCAACATATGCTGAAGAGGAACTGTATACAACCGAATTCAACCTGCTAGAGCTGTCGTATGCCCTGACAAGGGACTTTGGAGAGAAGAAAGCCAAAGCTACCGTGGAACTCGTGAGGAGCATTCTTATCGTGCTGACGCCGGATATCCAGCATTATGTCACGGCCTCAACGCTCAGGCTCCAGACGAGGAAAGAAGGGAAAAAGCTGTCTCTGATAGATTGTCTGGGTTACGTTCTAGCAAAGGGCATGGAAATGAGGTTTCTCACGGGCGATAAAGAGTTTGTAAACATGGAAAACGTGGAATTTGTGAAGTGA
- a CDS encoding antitoxin family protein has protein sequence MVVEAVYENGILKPVKKLNLPEKSRVLIKVEIFGLLKDWDVDPQKLKDELREVHG, from the coding sequence ATGGTTGTTGAGGCAGTGTATGAAAACGGAATTTTAAAACCCGTAAAGAAGCTCAACCTGCCTGAAAAGAGCAGGGTGCTCATAAAGGTTGAGATTTTCGGACTGCTGAAGGACTGGGACGTTGACCCTCAAAAGCTGAAGGATGAGCTGAGGGAGGTACATGGCTAA
- the thiI gene encoding tRNA uracil 4-sulfurtransferase ThiI, which translates to MFNVVIVRYGEIGTKSRQTRRWFENILMNNIREALVSEGIEFKKVEAKHGRILVKTNKARAAVDVLGRVFGIVSLSPAMEIDAELDKIHRTALKLFRRKKRELGLERPRFRVTARRITKEFPLKSPEVQAKVGEYILENEGCEVDLHNYDIEVGVELMEGKAYVFVDKIHSWGGLPIGTQGKVVALLSGGIDSPVAAFLMMKRGVEVIPVHIYIGEKTLEKVRRIWNQLRRYGYGGKGELIVVKPKERERILEKLREMKKEKYTCVFCKYMMVRHADRIAREFGAKGIVMGDSLGQVASQTLENMYIVSQATDLPIYRPLIGMDKEEIVRIAKEIGTFELSTLPEDEIPFIPRHPVIRGSWEEFRKLYRAVFGEEPGKRGC; encoded by the coding sequence ATGTTCAACGTGGTGATCGTCAGATACGGCGAGATAGGAACCAAATCCCGGCAGACGAGAAGGTGGTTCGAGAACATACTCATGAACAACATCCGGGAGGCACTGGTGAGCGAGGGGATTGAGTTCAAGAAGGTCGAGGCGAAGCACGGGAGGATTCTTGTGAAGACGAATAAAGCGAGGGCGGCCGTTGACGTTCTTGGGCGGGTCTTTGGCATAGTGTCGCTCTCCCCCGCGATGGAAATTGACGCCGAGCTGGATAAGATTCACCGGACGGCCCTGAAGCTCTTCAGAAGGAAGAAGAGGGAGCTTGGCCTTGAAAGGCCCCGCTTCAGGGTCACCGCCAGGAGAATCACCAAGGAGTTTCCGCTCAAGAGCCCCGAGGTTCAGGCCAAGGTCGGCGAGTACATCCTGGAGAACGAGGGGTGCGAGGTTGACCTCCACAACTACGACATCGAGGTCGGCGTCGAGCTGATGGAGGGTAAAGCCTACGTCTTCGTTGATAAAATCCACTCCTGGGGCGGCCTGCCGATTGGCACCCAGGGCAAAGTGGTGGCACTGCTCAGCGGCGGTATAGATTCGCCGGTTGCCGCTTTCCTCATGATGAAGCGCGGCGTTGAGGTTATTCCCGTCCACATATACATAGGTGAGAAAACCCTTGAGAAGGTCAGGAGGATATGGAACCAGCTTAGGCGGTACGGCTACGGCGGAAAGGGTGAGTTGATAGTCGTCAAGCCCAAAGAGCGCGAGAGAATCCTTGAAAAGCTGCGCGAAATGAAGAAGGAGAAGTACACCTGCGTCTTCTGCAAGTACATGATGGTGAGGCACGCGGATAGAATAGCGAGGGAGTTCGGGGCGAAGGGCATCGTCATGGGTGATTCCCTTGGACAGGTCGCTTCGCAGACCCTTGAGAACATGTACATCGTCAGCCAGGCGACGGATCTGCCAATATACCGCCCGCTCATCGGCATGGACAAGGAGGAAATCGTCAGGATAGCGAAGGAGATAGGAACCTTCGAGCTCTCAACCCTGCCGGAGGATGAGATTCCGTTCATACCGAGGCACCCGGTTATAAGGGGCTCCTGGGAGGAGTTCAGGAAGCTCTACCGGGCGGTTTTTGGTGAAGAGCCGGGGAAGAGGGGGTGCTGA
- a CDS encoding nitroreductase family protein produces the protein MELDDAILNRTSVRYFEEKDVPAEHVRALVEAAVRAPTASGLENWKFVIFGSENARERLYNLIAEGMIRYYRAVNLPDEKIEKLKKRMYESGMYRAPVYVAVFIDRRVRFLPGEDFDELEFIWSVESAAMAIQNLMLRAVELGLGTVYIGVTNFQGIEEEVRGLAGLDGNHYLVGVIPVGYPREETRPRRRRKSIDEVLRFV, from the coding sequence GTGGAGCTCGACGACGCGATATTGAACAGGACTTCCGTGAGGTATTTTGAGGAGAAGGACGTCCCTGCGGAGCACGTTAGAGCGCTTGTGGAGGCCGCGGTGAGGGCACCGACCGCGAGCGGTCTGGAGAACTGGAAGTTCGTGATTTTCGGGAGTGAAAACGCGAGGGAGAGGCTCTACAACCTCATAGCGGAGGGCATGATCCGATACTACCGCGCCGTGAACCTGCCCGATGAGAAGATAGAGAAGCTCAAGAAACGCATGTACGAAAGCGGGATGTACCGTGCGCCGGTCTACGTGGCGGTCTTCATTGACAGGCGCGTTCGGTTCCTCCCTGGGGAGGACTTCGATGAACTGGAATTCATCTGGAGCGTTGAGAGCGCCGCGATGGCCATCCAGAACCTCATGCTCAGGGCCGTTGAGCTCGGCCTCGGAACGGTCTACATAGGCGTTACGAATTTTCAGGGCATAGAGGAGGAAGTCAGGGGGCTTGCGGGCCTCGACGGGAACCACTATCTCGTTGGGGTCATCCCGGTCGGCTATCCGCGGGAGGAGACACGGCCTAGAAGACGGAGAAAAAGTATCGACGAGGTGCTCAGGTTCGTCTGA
- a CDS encoding aspartate/glutamate racemase family protein produces MYGWRGRLGLIVPSSNTTMEMELHSALPEGVSLHTARVPLKNVTEEELVKMNAMAVESARLLRDAGVELILYGCTSGSFIGGKDYEKEIEANVEEEVNVPVVSTSTAVVEALRILDAQAVLVITPYTDEINAREREFLEANDFEVLDIRGLGIEDNTQIGKLEPHEAYRLAKASFMDEADAIFISCTNLRTFEIIEPLEEDLGVPVVTSNQASLWLALRQMDVMERIPGLGKLFIDF; encoded by the coding sequence ATGTACGGATGGAGAGGCAGGCTTGGTCTTATCGTTCCATCATCGAACACTACCATGGAGATGGAGCTTCACTCCGCGCTCCCCGAAGGGGTCTCCCTTCACACCGCGAGGGTTCCGCTTAAGAATGTCACGGAGGAAGAACTTGTCAAGATGAACGCCATGGCCGTTGAGAGCGCCAGGCTTCTGCGTGACGCGGGCGTTGAGCTTATCCTCTACGGCTGCACGAGCGGCTCCTTCATCGGGGGGAAGGACTATGAAAAGGAGATCGAGGCGAACGTCGAGGAGGAGGTAAACGTTCCCGTTGTCAGCACGAGCACTGCCGTCGTTGAGGCCCTCAGGATACTCGATGCCCAGGCGGTACTCGTGATAACCCCGTACACGGACGAGATAAACGCGCGGGAGAGGGAGTTCCTCGAAGCCAATGACTTCGAGGTCCTTGACATCCGGGGTCTGGGAATAGAGGACAACACCCAGATTGGAAAGCTCGAACCCCACGAGGCCTACCGCCTCGCCAAGGCGAGCTTCATGGACGAGGCCGACGCGATCTTCATCAGCTGCACCAACCTGAGAACCTTCGAGATAATCGAGCCCCTTGAGGAAGACCTCGGCGTCCCGGTCGTTACGAGCAACCAGGCCTCGCTGTGGCTGGCCCTCCGCCAGATGGACGTTATGGAGCGGATCCCAGGATTGGGGAAGCTGTTCATCGATTTCTGA
- the pfkC gene encoding ADP-specific phosphofructokinase, protein MGLLDEARKLSVYTAYNTNVDAITFLKGEIVQRLIDEFGAEAVRKRMDDYPREINEPLDFVARLVHALKTGKPMAVPLVNEELHTWFDSHFKYDVERMGGQAGIIANLLANLDFRRVMVYTPHLAKKQAEMFVDRPNLAYPVVEDGRLTFKHPREAYRENDPIKVNRIFEFRAGTTFKLGSERITVPFSGRFIVSARFESIRIYTEPELKPFLPEIGLQADGAILSGYQGIKLRYSDGKDANHYLREAKKDILLLKREKDVKVHLEFASIQNRELRKKVVYNLFPLVDSVGMDEAEIAHVLNALGYSKLADRIFTYNRIEDTVLGGKILIDEMNLEVLQIHTIYYLMYITHADNPLSEDELRSSLELATTLAAARASLGEIRSPEDFKVGTNVPYNERGEYVKLRFEEAKRRLRTREYKVVIIPTRLVKNPVSTVGLGDTISAGAFTSYLAMLRKKGAL, encoded by the coding sequence ATGGGGCTCCTGGACGAGGCAAGGAAGCTTTCGGTATACACGGCCTACAACACGAACGTCGATGCGATAACCTTTCTGAAAGGGGAGATAGTGCAGAGACTCATAGACGAGTTTGGGGCCGAAGCGGTCAGGAAAAGGATGGACGACTATCCCAGAGAGATAAACGAGCCCTTGGACTTCGTTGCCAGGCTGGTACATGCCCTCAAGACCGGCAAGCCGATGGCGGTGCCCCTCGTCAACGAGGAGCTCCACACGTGGTTCGACTCCCACTTCAAATACGACGTTGAGAGGATGGGCGGTCAGGCGGGAATCATAGCCAACCTACTGGCGAATCTGGATTTCAGGCGGGTGATGGTTTACACCCCCCACCTCGCCAAAAAACAGGCCGAGATGTTCGTGGACAGGCCGAACCTCGCATACCCGGTCGTCGAGGATGGCAGGTTGACCTTCAAACACCCCCGCGAGGCCTACCGCGAGAACGACCCTATCAAGGTGAACCGCATTTTCGAGTTCCGCGCCGGGACGACATTTAAGCTGGGAAGTGAAAGGATTACCGTCCCCTTCTCCGGCCGCTTCATAGTCTCGGCGAGGTTTGAGAGCATAAGGATATACACCGAGCCCGAGCTGAAGCCGTTCCTGCCGGAGATCGGCCTCCAGGCTGACGGGGCGATCCTTTCAGGTTACCAGGGAATAAAGCTCCGCTATTCGGACGGCAAGGACGCCAACCACTACCTCAGGGAGGCCAAAAAGGACATACTCCTGCTCAAGCGGGAGAAGGACGTCAAGGTTCACCTCGAGTTCGCCTCGATACAGAACCGCGAGCTCAGGAAGAAGGTCGTCTACAACCTCTTCCCGCTGGTAGACAGCGTTGGCATGGACGAGGCCGAGATAGCCCACGTCCTCAACGCCCTCGGCTACTCCAAGCTCGCCGATCGGATATTCACCTACAACCGCATCGAGGACACCGTCCTCGGGGGGAAGATACTCATCGACGAGATGAACCTTGAGGTTCTGCAAATACACACGATCTACTACCTGATGTACATCACCCACGCGGACAACCCGCTGAGCGAGGACGAGCTGAGGAGCAGTCTTGAGCTCGCCACCACCCTCGCGGCCGCTAGGGCGTCCCTTGGGGAAATCCGCTCGCCCGAGGACTTCAAGGTGGGCACCAACGTGCCGTACAACGAGCGCGGAGAGTACGTCAAACTGCGCTTCGAGGAGGCGAAGAGGCGCTTGAGAACCAGGGAGTACAAGGTCGTCATAATCCCCACAAGGCTCGTCAAGAACCCGGTCTCAACGGTCGGCCTGGGCGACACCATTTCCGCCGGGGCATTCACGAGCTATCTGGCGATGCTGAGGAAGAAGGGCGCGCTGTGA
- a CDS encoding ATP-binding protein, with product MNPDEVKRYIRLFHERDLPGAMERELQPPLNPGKATAIIGPRRSGKTYLLYSMVGENRERYVYLNFENPLLFGTSGRDFPGIVDAYFDLYPENVGADVFFLLDEVQNVPGWETGVRYLLDEGFRVAVTGSSSKLLSREVATQLRGRGVSYTLLPLSFREFLRFKGVEFEKHELYGRKVHLIKKLLEEYLRYGAFPEVALLDDRVRILEEYLSVMITKDIVERHRIRNVALVEVIVKLLLSNYAKYTSYSSIHRFLKSEFGTSKTTVLEYLRALEDSFFVFFLPKFAPSRKESLRAPRKVYLIDTGLALFSRKDPARDVENAVFLELLRRKHYSNPLLSIHYYGGSGEMEVDFVVSESGRPVELIQVTMSLEGTMDREISALIHAGRVLGCKNLTVVTLEDEDAVEVNDLRINVVPLWKFLLGI from the coding sequence ATGAATCCGGACGAGGTCAAAAGGTACATCCGTCTGTTCCATGAGAGGGACCTGCCGGGGGCCATGGAAAGGGAGTTACAGCCCCCGTTGAATCCAGGAAAGGCCACTGCCATAATCGGTCCGAGACGTTCCGGGAAGACATACCTCCTATACTCGATGGTTGGTGAGAACAGGGAGCGCTACGTTTACCTGAACTTCGAGAACCCGCTCCTTTTTGGAACCTCCGGCCGCGATTTTCCGGGGATAGTGGATGCCTACTTCGACCTTTACCCTGAAAACGTTGGGGCGGATGTTTTCTTTCTGCTCGACGAGGTGCAGAACGTCCCGGGCTGGGAAACGGGCGTCAGGTACCTGCTCGACGAGGGATTCAGGGTTGCCGTCACTGGGTCGTCCTCGAAGCTCCTCTCACGGGAGGTTGCAACCCAGCTGAGGGGACGGGGGGTTTCGTACACCCTGCTCCCGCTGTCCTTCAGGGAGTTCCTGCGTTTCAAGGGGGTCGAGTTTGAAAAGCACGAGCTGTATGGGCGGAAGGTTCACCTGATAAAAAAGCTCCTGGAGGAGTACCTGAGGTACGGTGCCTTCCCCGAGGTGGCCCTGCTCGACGACCGGGTCAGAATCCTCGAGGAGTACCTCTCGGTAATGATAACGAAAGACATCGTGGAGCGACACAGGATAAGAAACGTTGCCCTGGTTGAGGTTATCGTCAAGCTCCTGCTCTCGAACTACGCGAAGTACACCTCGTACAGCTCGATACATCGCTTCCTGAAGTCAGAGTTCGGAACGTCGAAGACGACCGTCCTGGAATACCTGAGGGCCCTGGAGGATTCCTTCTTCGTCTTCTTCCTTCCAAAGTTCGCCCCCTCCAGAAAGGAGTCCCTCCGGGCCCCGAGGAAGGTTTACCTGATTGATACCGGGCTTGCCCTCTTCTCAAGGAAAGACCCTGCGAGGGACGTGGAAAACGCGGTCTTCCTTGAACTCCTCAGGAGGAAGCACTATTCAAACCCCCTCCTCAGCATCCACTACTATGGGGGGTCCGGTGAGATGGAGGTTGATTTCGTGGTCTCGGAGTCCGGAAGGCCCGTGGAGCTTATTCAGGTGACAATGAGCCTGGAAGGGACGATGGACCGCGAGATATCCGCGCTCATCCATGCCGGCAGGGTTCTCGGCTGCAAGAACCTGACGGTGGTGACGCTCGAAGATGAAGACGCCGTGGAGGTGAACGACCTCAGAATAAACGTCGTCCCCCTCTGGAAGTTCCTGCTGGGCATATAA